The following coding sequences lie in one Sorghum bicolor cultivar BTx623 chromosome 6, Sorghum_bicolor_NCBIv3, whole genome shotgun sequence genomic window:
- the LOC110436620 gene encoding uncharacterized protein LOC110436620: protein MSKVACETAAALPDAGAVQLCGRGGAGSAASPRADDDAGAPAESVLLRAPDGVGLAHLFGAALRRDGSTKGSSNPKAAAEAATATRKGAPRAADSRTRRLLPATTAAGSSKTAVAIGVVLPASKVVAKERRGRARAPGRVVVARAWRRPAAGARVFASEAVGPEPVSPKVSCFGAVLSSEERSAAPPPPAAGTREEEEEGSGGCWASLGTGLLGLCRDSNDRDGGHLCRASEPSSKQETAPPEPQQRQRIAVMSPPRPVAPGLGDVKRLASRRWPETTARGDGLN from the coding sequence ATGTCCAAGGTGGCGTGCGAGACGGCCGCCGCGCTCCCCGACGCCGGCGCCGTCCAATTAtgcggccgcggtggtgctggtaGCGCCGCCAGCCCTCGTGCCGACGACGACGCGGGCGCGCCAGCGGAGTCGGTCCTGCTCCGGGCTCCGGACGGCGTCGGCTTGGCCCATTTGTTTGGCGCGGCGCTGCGGCGGGACGGGTCCACCAAGGGAAGCTCCAACCCCAAGGCGGCCGCcgaggcggcgacggcgacgcgcAAGGGCGCGCCGAGGGCGGCGGACTCGAGGACGAGGAGGTTGTTGCCGGCCACGACGGCGGCGGGCAGCAGCAAGACCGCCGTAGCCATCGGCGTCGTCCTGCCGGCGAGCAAGGTGGTCGCCAAGGAGCGTCGCGGTCGCGCTCGCGCTCCAGGCCGCGTCGTCGTCGCCCGCGCCTGGCGCCGGCCGGCGGCAGGGGCCAGGGTCTTCGCGAGCGAGGCCGTGGGGCCGGAGCCCGTGTCTCCGAAGGTGTCCTGCTTCGGGGCCGTACTGTCGTCGGAGGAGAGGtctgccgcgccgccgccgcccgcggccGGCACgcgagaggaagaagaggaagggAGCGGCGGGTGCTGGGCGAGCCTGGGGACCGGGCTCCTTGGCCTATGTCGCGACAGCAACGATCGTGATGGTGGCCACCTGTGCCGCGCGAGCGAACCAAGTTCGAAGCAGGAGACGGCCCCGCCGGAGCCTCAGCAGCGGCAGCGCATCGCCGTGATGTCGCCACCGCGGCCGGTGGCGCCGGGGCTGGGAGACGTGAAGCGCCTCGCTTCGCGGCGGTGGCCGGAGACCACGGCGCGGGGGGACGGTTTGAATTGA
- the LOC8072970 gene encoding uncharacterized protein LOC8072970 yields MGCISSKLLPPGPGGDGGRRATVRGRVEHVVSLTSTTYGVLDLHPKHGGGAVLAAAAADAGEVEKEEPPPPPQDKPISKEWKRASMRPPPIAVPSADKKPAAGKPESGLEVINAWEIMAGLEEAYAAAAVAGSPPAKKPSKPGRWSPARVIAMALPSPKRSATRRKNTPGKENSPLQRCSGNLTSKDKDKDKTAGDVDGDRVLRPYNSIDNSKLSMASKRFSPGSARIVRKPGTAETGGGGGTGMSSSRRSLSPLFDPELLASIERELSEEGAHIKRMVGSEKPKHPKAAPPAIVAAEGKCPPGGAEAVVLYTTTLRGIRRTFEECNAVRAAIEAHDVKVIERDVSMDSGYREELRLLLGGREVRVPAVFVRGRHVGGAAEVAKLEEEGKLKALLEGLPRARVWCAGCAGVRFVMCRDCNGSRKVLDAERKETVKCGECNENGLVRCPICS; encoded by the coding sequence ATGGGGTGCATCTCCTCGAAGCTCCTCCCGCCGGGGccaggcggcgacggcggcaggCGCGCCACGGTGCGCGGCCGCGTCGAGCACGTCGTCTCCCTCACCTCCACCACCTACGGCGTCCTCGACCTCCACCCCAAGCACGGAGGAGGAGccgtcctcgccgccgccgctgctgacGCTGGAGAGGTGGAGAAggaggagccgccgccgccgccgcaggacAAGCCGATAAGCAAGGAGTGGAAGCGCGCCAGCATGCGTCCGCCGCCGATTGCGGTCCCGAGCGCCGACAAGAAGCCGGCGGCGGGGAAGCCGGAGTCCGGCCTCGAGGTCATCAACGCGTGGGAGATCATGGCCGGGCTCGAGGAGGcctacgccgccgccgcggtggcCGGGTCGCCGCCGGCGAAGAAGCCGTCCAAGCCGGGCCGGTGGTCGCCGGCCAGGGTCATCGCCATGGCCCTGCCGTCGCCCAAGAGGTCGGCGACGAGGCGGAAGAACACGCCGGGGAAGGAGAACAGCCCGCTCCAGCGCTGCTCGGGGAATCTCACCAGCAAGGACAAGGACAAGGACAAGACCGCCGGCGATGTCGACGGCGACAGGGTGCTCCGCCCGTACAATTCCATCGacaactccaagctgtcgatgGCGTCCAAGAGGTTCTCTCCGGGCAGCGCGCGGATCGTCCGCAAGCCCGGCACCGCCgagaccggcggcggcggcggcaccggcATGTCCTCGTCGCGGCGCAGCCTGAGCCCGCTGTTCGACCCGGAGCTGCTCGCGTCCATCGAGCGCGAGCTGTCGGAGGAAGGCGCCCACATCAAGCGGATGGTAGGGTCCGAGAAGCCCAAGCACCCCAAGGCCGCGCCGCCGGCGATCGTGGCGGCCGAGGGGAAGTGCCCGCCTGGGGGCGCCGAAGCCGTGGTCCTCTACACCACCACGCTCCGCGGCATCCGCAGGACCTTCGAGGAGTGCAACGCCGTGCGCGCGGCGATCGAGGCCCACGACGTGAAGGTGATCGAGCGGGACGTGTCCATGGACTCGGGCTACCGCGAGGAGCTGCGCCTGCTGCTGGGCGGGCGGGAGGTGCGCGTGCCCGCCGTGTTCGTGCGGGGCAGGCACGTCGGCGGCGCCGCCGAGGTGGCCAAGCTGGAGGAGGAAGGCAAGCTGAAGGCGCTGCTCGAGGGCCTTCCCCGGGCGCGGGTCTGGTGCGCGGGCTGCGCCGGCGTGCGCTTCGTCATGTGCCGCGACTGCAACGGCAGCCGCAAGGTGCTCGACGCCGAGCGCAAGGAGACGGTCAAGTGCGGCGAGTGCAACGAGAACGGCCTCGTCCGGTGCCCGATCTGCTCGTGA
- the LOC8155693 gene encoding beta-fructofuranosidase, insoluble isoenzyme 3, whose protein sequence is MCFSLLYGIEMGTTGMAAALLLVAVLLHCTGTAMVRASHTVYPELQSLEVEKVDEMSRTGYHFQPPKHWINDPNGPMYYKGLYHLFYQYNPKGAVWGNIEWAHSVSTDLIDWTALDPGIYPSKNFDIKGCWSGSATVLPSGMPIVMYTGIDPNDHQVQNLAYPKNLSDPFLREWVKPDYNPIISPDSGINASAFRDPTTAWLGPDKHWRLLVGSRVDDKGLAVLYRSRDFKRWVKAHHPLHSGLTGMWECPDFFPVAVHGGSRHHRRGVDTAELHDRALAEEVKYVLKVSLDMTRYEYYTVGSYDHATDRYTPDAGFRDNDYGLRYDYGDFYASKSFYDPAKRRRILWGWANESDTVPDDRRKGWAGIQAIPRKLWLSPGGKQLIQWPVEEVKALRGKHVNVSDQVVKGGQYFEVDGFKSVQSDVEVTFAVDDLSKAEQFNPKWFTDPQRLCKKRGAREKGEVGPFGLWVLAAGDLTERTAVFFRVFRTNTSRLVVLMCNDPTNSTFEAQVYRPTFASFVNHDIAKTKTIALRTLIDHSVVESFGAGGRTCILSRVYPKKALGDNAHLFVFNHGEVDVKVAKLDAWEMRTPKMNAPAQ, encoded by the exons TCGCGCACCGGGTACCACTTCCAGCCTCCAAAGCACTGGATCAACG ATCCAAATG GACCAATGTACTACAAGGGGCTGTACCATCTCTTCTACCAGTACAACCCCAAGGGCGCGGTGTGGGGCAACATCGAGTGGGCGCACTCGGTGTCAACCGACCTGATCGACTGGACGGCACTAGACCCCGGGATCTACCCGTCCAAGAACTTCGACATCAAGGGCTGCTGGTCAGGCTCCGCCACCGTGCTCCCCAGCGGCATGCCGATCGTCATGTACACGGGCATCGACCCCAACGATCACCAGGTGCAGAACCTGGCCTACCCCAAGAACCTCTCCGACCCGTTCCTCCGCGAGTGGGTCAAGCCCGACTACAACCCCATCATCTCCCCCGACAGCGGCATCAACGCCAGCGCCTTCCGCGACCCGACCACCGCCTGGCTCGGCCCCGACAAGCACTGGCGCCTGCTGGTCGGCAGCAGGGTCGACGACAAGGGCCTCGCCGTGCTGTACCGGAGCCGGGACTTCAAGCGCTGGGTCAAGGCGCACCACCCGCTCCACTCGGGCCTCACGGGGATGTGGGAGTGCCCGGACTTCTTCCCCGTCGCCGTCCACGGCGGCagccgccaccaccgccgcggcgTCGACACCGCCGAGCTGCACGACAGGGCGCTCGCCGAGGAGGTCAAGTACGTGCTCAAGGTCAGCCTGGACATGACGCGCTACGAGTACTACACCGTGGGGTCCTACGACCACGCCACGGACCGCTACACCCCCGACGCCGGCTTCCGCGACAACGACTACGGCCTCCGCTACGACTACGGCGACTTCTACGCGTCCAAGTCGTTCTACGATCCGGCCAAGCGCCGCCGCATCCTCTGGGGCTGGGCTAACGAGTCGGACACCGTCCCCGATGACCGCAGAAAGGGCTGGGCCGGCAttcag GCGATACCGAGGAAGCTGTGGCTGTCGCCGGGCGGGAAGCAGCTGATCCAGTGGCCGGTGGAGGAGGTCAAGGCGCTGCGCGGGAAGCACGTGAACGTCAGTGACCAGGTCGTCAAGGGAGGGCAGTACTTCGAGGTCGACGGCTTCAAGTCCGTGCAG TCGGACGTGGAGGTGACGTTCGCGGTCGACGACCTGAGCAAGGCGGAGCAGTTCAACCCAAAGTGGTTCACTGACCCACAAAGGCTGTGCAAGAAGCGGGGCGCCCGGGAGAAGGGCGAGGTGGGCCCGTTCGGGCTGTGGGTGCTGGCCGCCGGCGACCTCACGGAGAGGACGGCCGTCTTCTTCAGGGTGTTCAGGACCAACACCAGCAGGCTCGTCGTACTCATGTGCAACGACCCTACCAACTCCACGTTCGAGGCGCAGGTCTACCGCCCCACCTTCGCCAGCTTCGTCAACCACGACATCGCCAAAACCAAAACCATCGCACTCAGGACActg ATCGACCACTCCGTGGTGGAGAGCTTCGGGGCCGGCGGAAGGACGTGCATCTTGTCGAGGGTGTACCCGAAGAAGGCCCTGGGCGACAACGCGCACCTCTTTGTGTTCAACCACGGCGAGGTGGACGTCAAGGTCGCGAAGCTGGACGCCTGGGAGATGAGGACGCCGAAGATGAACGCGCCGGCGCAGTAG
- the LOC110436189 gene encoding glutathione S-transferase T3-like → MDPQGEDFLSGILLDGEGDHVSGLDDLVIPLTPQDTQASPEVEVVASRGNKGSKRAKNFSVEEDEIVCEGWLVASKDPIHGANQNRTSFWGKVHAYFWEHNKGTTPRTESSLLHRWLSIQTAVNKFTSCLEAIERRNQSGTTIQDRIAAALKMFSGVEKMDGKKCSVVSCYNILKEEDKWKIKRKELLQLEKQAASGNKTKKSPPRWLGQGKRKEPTTGKLAMMMLHNQVQGLDQMGSRRLKKS, encoded by the exons ATGGATCCACAAGGAGAAGATTTCTTGTCGGGGATTCTTCTGGATGGAGAAGGTGACCATGTTTCAGGTTTGGACGACCTTGTCATTCCACTGACTCCACAGGATACTCAGGCTAGCCCCGAGGTGGAAGTTGTTGCTTCTCGTGGTAACAAGGGATCGAAGAGGGCCAAAAATTTTAGTGTGGAGGAAGACGAAATTGTTTGTGAAGGATGGTTGGTCGCTAGCAAAGATCCAATTCACGGAGCCAACCAAAACCGTACTAGCTTTTGGGGTAAGGTTCATGCTTACTTTTGGGAGCACAATAAGGGTACAACTCCAAGGACAGAGAGTTCACTTCTGCATAGATGGCTCTCAATTCAGACCGCAGTGAACAAGTTCACTTCGTGTTTGGAAGCGATTGAACGTAGGAATCAAAGTGGTACAACTATACAAGACAGG ATCGCAGCTGCCCTCAAGATGTTCTCGGGAGTAGAAAAAATGGATGGGAAGAAGTGCAGCGTTGTGTCATGTTACAACATACTGAAGGAGGAGGACAAGTGGAAAATCAAAAGGAAGGAACTTCTGCAGCTAGAGAAACAAGCAGCATCAGGAAACAAAACCAAAAAAAGTCCACCAAGGTGGCTCGGCCAAGGGAAGAGGAAGGAACCAACAACGGGCAAGCTGGCGATGATGATGCTGCACAACCAAGTACAAGGATTAGATCAGATGGGGTCAAGAAGGCTAAAGAAAAGCTAA